The genomic DNA AACAACAGAAGCCTAATATATGAAACGAATCACCAGATAAGGCCCAAAATTTGTCCACACAGATTATGATGGCAATGCCCAAGATTACAAGATAGAAGCTGGTTGTttatgttaaatatatgatccatTTGGGGCCTtactctaacaccttaaggttttagatgagctggttactcaacatggtatGACGGGAGAACTAACGTTCGATTCCCAGCCACCCCAATATTCTCACAATTTATTGTGGACACTAAAGGCAAACCAAAGATGGGTGCCGGGATGATCTGGTTACTCAACGGATGGGTGCCGgtgttccactcttcgacccataaatgggttAACACCTTAAGGTTAAGATGAGCTGATTACTCAACAATTTATGACAGTCTTTTGTCAACAACACTATCTCTCTAATTTTAACTGTATTAATATTGTGGACCAATACATTCATTATTATAGTTATAAAAGCTATCAATAGATGGAGGCCTACATACTGATAAGTATTTTGTGTCGATTGAACAATCAACATTTGGATAGGAAGCACTCACCAGCAAAACTTTAATGGGAAAGTTCTGTTAAATTGGTTTGATGTGGACATACAATCCAACAAGCTCTGCTAATCAGCTCTATAATGTTATGTACTTCTCACATTTCAGTTACTTTTCAGACATTCTCATACATTTACATTGTCCATGCACTGCACATTCCCAGCTCTATAATATGTCCAACCATCATTATGAATATGAACCCCATCTATAATTTGCATTGatgttttataatttttgttcTGGTCTTGTTACTTCACATAAAATCGCTGTTTTCGTAACATTAGTTGTTTGTGATCTTTATAGTCCCTTGGCCTAGAATGATAATAGCTTCGATATTGAGTTCAAAGTCTGCTATACCAGTCTTAATGATGCATTTCTGGGAGCGTCATTAACTTAACAATCCATATATAATCTTTATTATTTTCAAGTTTTACTAAATTATGCTAATGCTGACTGTATAGAGTATTTATTAACATATCCGGACAGCAAACTAGCTCAGATTTTCTTTGGACTATGCACAGAAGTTGATCCCACCATGAAAATCATGCTAGCTCCGACGACCAATAGGCTTGCAGGAAACTGATTGCTGATATCTACGGACCTCAACAAAAACTGTAATGAAAGTAACAGCCTTTCAAAGTAAGCATCACATACATAAAGTTTGTAGATTTGGACTATATAAGATGATATCACAATAAACATTAGCCAAAATTATGAATTCTTTGTGGATGAAAATACTTCAGAGTTGGAAATTTCATTCATCTGGCTAGCTCTATCCTCTCATCTCTTAATGCACACCACCACTACCACACAATATTTCAACCAATAATGCCTAGACTACCATTCACCATTCTGAATCTACGTTACATTTGAAAGGTGTCTTTATGTTACTAAACGGGGTTTAGGACTTAAATTTGTACATCCGTTGTACAGAATTTGTCCTCAGTGTCGGAGTCTTGAAATATTAAGTGAGTACTATTACTTATTGCTCAGCACAATCCTGAGCACAACTGCATGTGAAGCTGCCTAGCTTTTGCCTGTCATCATTGACATGATGGAGACATGAACATGTTTAAGATTCTCCAGACACTACTATGCTGGACCTTGATCAGAATTCTACTGCACCAACTACTAATGCTACAATGTTCACTAAGAAAGAAGGGGTTCTTACTAATGCCATGAAGAGGACCGGTGACTGGTTTGTTTCTTGATTCTTAGTTTTTTCCTTCATTAAATTTAGAAGTGTTACATATACTTTTGTCTAGAAATATATGTGACTGAATACAAAAGACTATGAATATGTTTGAGGTCACGACTTTGAAACTTGACAGGATTTTCTCCCAAGAGATTCCCAGTGATGTCACAGTTCGCGCAGGGGGGAATTCCTTTGCATTGCACAAGGTACAGTCTCAGCTCGGGTTATTATGTATTCTTAATCTCATAGAATTCAAAAGGCCTGTACCTCGTCTTTTCAGTGTACCAGTATCTCACTTTTGTAGTTTGAATATTCTAATTCAAATATAGTATCGACATAAAGATTTGATAAGAAACTGTCGTCAACACTTGTTTTGGTTATGAACTGCCTCAACATCTTTTTCtttgatttattttcataatattCCTTGCATAATATGCAGTTCCCATTAGTCTCAAAGTGTGGATTCATAAGGAAGCTGTTTACAGAATCTAGTGATCCGGATCTTTCTGATATTGAACTTCCTGATGTTCCTGGAGGAGCAGAAGCATTTGAACTTGCAGCAAAATTTTGTTATGGAATCAATTTTGAAATAGGGACAGAAAATATTGCTGCTCTCAGATGTGTGGCTGAGTATCTTGAGATGACAGAGGATTATGCAATCGGTAATCTGGTTGGAAGAACCGAAGCCTATTTGAATGAAGTAGCACTAAAAAGTCTAGGAGGGGCAATTTCCATTTTGCATGCCACAGAAGAGTTCCTTTCTATAGCAGAGAAAACTAAATTGGTGAACCAGTGCATAGATGCAATTGCACTTATGGCCTCTAAAGAAAGCCGATTTAATGCATCTGGTGGATCTGAGAATGCCATGGATGGTGTTTATTCTTCTTCATCTCATTCAAAGCCCATAGATGATTGGTGGGCTGAAGATTTAACTGTTCTTAGAATCGATATCTTCCAAAGGGTTCTGATTGCAATGATAGCAAGGGGGTTTAAACAGTATGCTCTTGGTCCTATACTAATGCTTTATGCCCAAAAATCACTTCGAGGTTTGGTGAGATCTTACCCCATATATTGGTTGATTTGGTATATCTGAATGTATGTGCAATATAAACATATGAAATACCTTTCACTGCAGGAAATGTTTGGAAAAGGAAGGAAGAATATGGAGCCAAAACAAGAACATGAAAAGAGAGTTGTCTTAGAAACAATTGTGAGTCTATTGCCAAGGGAGAAGAATGCGATGTCAGTTAGTTTCCTTTCGATGCTCCTTCGAGCTTCAATATATCTTGAGACAACAGTTGCATGCAGGCTTGACTTGGAGAAGAGAATGGGCCTTCAACTTGGACAGGCTGTCCTAGATGACTTGTTGATTCCATCCTTTTCCTTTACTGGAGATACATTGTTTGATATTGACACTGTGCAGAGAATTTTAAACAATTATCTTGAATTTAAGGATGAAGTAAATCGTATGGGGGACTACAACGCAGATGATCAAGAGTACATTTTGCCGCCTCAAAATGACATGGAGCAAGTTGGAAAGCTAATGGAGAGTTATCTTGCTGAAATAGCTTCTGATCGTTCCTTAACAGTTTTGAGGTTCATTAGTATTGCAGAATGCATTCCAGAACAAACACGTTTAACAGAGGATGGAATGTATCGAGCCATAGATATCTACTTGAAGGTGCATTCTCCTATTTGAACAATCTCTTATTGCTTTCTGTTCAAAGTTAAAACAGCAGTAACATAATGATCTTGCACTCGAAGTACAAAGTAATATGAAATTAGCAAACAAAAAACAGAACCTGGTAAAAAAATTGCGATTAGTCAGATATTTTGAAACGTGCTCCACCTACTTGCTGCATGGCTTTTGACATTTGATTTCTTTTGAGCTTCATAAGAGATTTCCAAGTAATTTTGTAGGGGAAGTCTGGTAATTGCAGATCCTGCTTTGTTCGATAAAATAGTGTCTTATGTCAGTTTATTGATTTCTACCGGATTAAGTATGTTAACCAACTCATCTGGCACGCTGGTAAAGAACTATAACATCATAGGAATTCAAATTTAACATCAAACAATAAAACACACTTTCAAGTTTTTGTGACTGCTAATGAAACTTGTTGGTTACCTAAACAGATATGATTACCGACGTTTTTTTGTTAACAGGCTCATCCAGCCTTAAGTGACCTGGAGAGAAAGAAGGTGTGCAGTGTGATGGACTGCCAAAAGCTTTCGCGAGAGGCTTGTGCTCATGCAGCTCAAAATGACCGCCTTCCTGTTCAAACAGTTGTTCAAGTCCTTTACTACGAACAACAACGCCTTCGAGAAGTGATGGATAGCAGTACTCATTCTAATGCAGAATCTCCTTCTCTGGCTCCCAAGGCAAATGCAAGCCCTGCAATTGTCCGCTCTGCATCAACTGATGAGTATGCCAGCCTGCGAAGAGAAAATCAGGACTTAAAACTAGAGCTGGCGAAAATGAAAATGCAGCTGAAAGAACTCAAGAAACCAACTGCAGAAAGATCATCTCCAAGTACTCCATCGGCTGATAAACCTCCTCTGCCTAAAAAGTCTTTGATAAATTCAGTTTCTAAAAAGCTTGGGCGGCTTGGTGCACTTGTGCGTCCTGACGTATTGACATCTTCATCCAAAGGCCGAACTAAACCTGGTAAAGATCGAAGGCATTCCGTATCTTGAATAACCAAACCAAACATATCCAATATCCCATTCCGAAGCAGGGTCTGAGGATGGTAAGATGCAGGGCCTTACACTTGCCCCAAAAATTACAGGGGCTGTTTTATGTATCTTAAATCATTGTGTGCTtcatatatttacatatatattgTTCATAGAATTTATTCTTGGAGGTTTTATGATCCACGAAGGAAGAAGCTTTTTGTTCTTTAAAACCTCAACGTTTCATTATAGTAAAACTGGAAAATTTAAGGCAACCCATGTCTATATGACCTAGAGGATCAGCATACACAATATTCCTATCGCTCCGGTTTCGGAGTAACATTTCCTACATTTTTTAAGGAATAATGGTTCCTAGATTTTTTTAAGGAATAATGGTTCCTAGATTATTATCACTAATGAAATTAGTTTGAAGAGAAtatctaaaaataaaaatatttcaaCTTGGATCCTCAACAGCTGGAATTTAAAATATATCTGGAAATTGAAATTCAAATTTAGTTAAAATTTTCTATTCCACTAAAAATTTGCTGGTATTAATGAAGATTCGAAAAAAGATCGAAGTCCCTACCGTACAACTATATATCCAACCATATATCGGTTATCATTAATTTCCTAccttataatttttaatattctTGATACACCTCCTCCACTATTGGCAGTGAACAATCAAATATGgggttaaatatcaagtaggTCACTTACTGCGTCCAAATGTTTCAAGTGAGTCACTGgttacaaaactgactcaaatgagtcactcatttaaatgtttatatcaaaaatatcactctatcattagtcaaaattcttaaaatattatatattgagtttcacacattttttatgaatgatattacatccaaatgaaagattctgagttctagtattttagataatatttttaatttttttaaaatttatttactatttatttttatttaaatcaaataatacaatcaaaaaattaaaaataaatagttgataaaattttaaaaatctaacaatattatctaaaatagtagaactcgtaacctttcatttggatgtaatatcattaacaaaaaatatggaaaactcgatatataatatttttaaaaatttcgactaacaatagagtgatatttttgatataaatatttaaatgagtgactcatttgagtcagtGTGGTAAccagtgactcacttgatacatttggaTGCAGTAAATAACCTAGTTGATATTTAACGATGCGGTTATTTTGAAGTGAACAATCAAACATGTGGTTATTTTGAAAACGAGTAATGCTAAAACTTCCTAATTGAGTATCAAAAATTATTCCAAATAATGTAATATATTTTAGTTGATACTTTTATGTGAATATATGGGTTTTTTTTAGTTGCTTCATATatataatcaattaataaatgTCACGTGGGAATCATTCTGGGATTTAGTTTTAGTTGGGTATTCTAGCATTTTAATTTGTAAAATATTTTGGAGTTTACTTTTTTTTTTCGAACGATTTTTTGTAATATTATATGAATCAAGATAAACCGTATTTAAACGACATGCTCTGACTCAGTAGACATTTAAGCGACATGCGCTGACTTaggagacataatcataaattctcctcccgtgggattcgaacatgtgaccaagatgatagttatcccctctttaatcAACTGAGCCATTTATTTAATCAAGCTTTTAAAAGTTTTGATAGTATTTAATTGAAAATTTAAGAAAGTTTTAATAGACACTTTGAACTACCTTTTAAATGATAAACTAGCTCTATAGTCCGTGCGTGGCACAGACATTATCTAAAatattacaattttttttaattaattttgatgtatttttggcatatttaaaaatttaaattaatgaTCAATACTGAGGATTACCAACCTTATTTTGCTCTGTGTTGTGTTCAAAAAAAGTTTCTAATGGTAGTTATATTATTGTCAACTTGCCTCTATAATAAAAAATTTTGTGTTGTATTGGTGGTAATTTTGTGTAACACACGTGCATAGTGTAGAGTATATAGTGTAGACTATATACTATCAACGTGACAAAATATATTTTGAACTGCAATATATGTTTTTTTGTGTTATATTGATAAGAATTTCATGTAATATTACACGTACATGATGATGTATATGTGATTATATTATTGTCTATTTTATAAGTAAATATTTGATATTTAAAGTATGTCATAAGAAATCGTATTAAATGTTAAACAATTTAAAAATGTTATATTTTGCAAGTGTACCCTAAAATTATTGAGTGATGATTTCTTTTAAACCATAATTAATTTAATACATATTACTAAAAAATCGAtgtattttttatattaataattattttagatatttaattcttaattaaattgatcacattttaaattttatatcattaaaaataacatatgtatacatatatgtgTAAGTGTGTGTAgctattaattacaaaataatttatatgtTTTAATGAAAATTAGCTATTAATGGatattaaatatgaaataatAAATAGGACAAAGGTTAAAATAGTCATTTTACATTGAATTAATTGTCTCACCCAACTCTCcatttgctctattatatatataatagattttGTAAGATATCACAATATTTTATTAGATTTTCTGAATCAAACATAAATTTAAGAATTTAAATCAATGTAAGAGTATTTTCGGTGCATATCGATGGTGTGTTGAAAACGAGAAGAGCAAATGTATGATCACGCTTAATAGTGTATGTTCAAAATATATAATTGCACGATCACGTCACTCGATTTCATGATAATGTCAAAACTGAAAAATATAACACTGACTTTGAC from Apium graveolens cultivar Ventura chromosome 5, ASM990537v1, whole genome shotgun sequence includes the following:
- the LOC141662112 gene encoding BTB/POZ domain-containing protein SR1IP1; amino-acid sequence: MLDLDQNSTAPTTNATMFTKKEGVLTNAMKRTGDWIFSQEIPSDVTVRAGGNSFALHKFPLVSKCGFIRKLFTESSDPDLSDIELPDVPGGAEAFELAAKFCYGINFEIGTENIAALRCVAEYLEMTEDYAIGNLVGRTEAYLNEVALKSLGGAISILHATEEFLSIAEKTKLVNQCIDAIALMASKESRFNASGGSENAMDGVYSSSSHSKPIDDWWAEDLTVLRIDIFQRVLIAMIARGFKQYALGPILMLYAQKSLRGLEMFGKGRKNMEPKQEHEKRVVLETIVSLLPREKNAMSVSFLSMLLRASIYLETTVACRLDLEKRMGLQLGQAVLDDLLIPSFSFTGDTLFDIDTVQRILNNYLEFKDEVNRMGDYNADDQEYILPPQNDMEQVGKLMESYLAEIASDRSLTVLRFISIAECIPEQTRLTEDGMYRAIDIYLKAHPALSDLERKKVCSVMDCQKLSREACAHAAQNDRLPVQTVVQVLYYEQQRLREVMDSSTHSNAESPSLAPKANASPAIVRSASTDEYASLRRENQDLKLELAKMKMQLKELKKPTAERSSPSTPSADKPPLPKKSLINSVSKKLGRLGALVRPDVLTSSSKGRTKPGKDRRHSVS